The Austwickia sp. genome includes a region encoding these proteins:
- a CDS encoding ABC transporter substrate-binding protein, with translation MTARPALPLSMLACAALALGLAACGGGSNNPLSTSSGASGASGSASSGGSGGSGAPGGGTVLVGSADFTESALLAELYAGALKAKGVNASTKLRIGSREAYMKGMQDGSIQVIPEYTGALARFYNKDFAENDPTKTYDALKSLLPADLTVLEKSAAEDKDSITVTKETADKLGLKTMTDLAGKAGQMVLGAPDEFKSRPQGVPGLAKTYGITFQQVRTPLTGQAAVQALKNGQIQAANIFTTDPAITANNFVVLDDDKRLFGTQNVVPLVARKAVSDAVTQSLNAVSAKLTTDQLRGLVGKVDLDKKDAAAVAKEWLTQQGLG, from the coding sequence ATGACCGCCCGCCCGGCCCTGCCCCTGTCCATGCTCGCCTGCGCCGCCCTCGCCCTCGGCCTCGCCGCCTGCGGCGGCGGCTCCAACAACCCGCTCTCGACGAGTTCCGGCGCGTCCGGCGCCTCGGGGTCGGCCAGTTCGGGGGGTTCGGGGGGATCCGGGGCGCCGGGCGGCGGCACGGTGCTGGTGGGCTCGGCCGACTTCACCGAGTCGGCGCTGCTCGCCGAGCTGTACGCCGGGGCGCTCAAGGCCAAGGGCGTCAACGCCTCGACCAAGCTGCGGATCGGCTCGCGCGAGGCATACATGAAGGGCATGCAGGACGGCTCCATCCAGGTCATCCCCGAATACACCGGCGCCCTGGCCCGGTTCTACAACAAGGACTTCGCCGAGAACGACCCCACGAAGACCTACGACGCCCTGAAGTCCCTGCTGCCCGCCGACCTCACCGTGCTGGAGAAGTCGGCCGCCGAGGACAAGGACTCGATCACGGTCACGAAGGAGACGGCCGACAAGCTGGGCCTGAAGACGATGACCGACCTGGCCGGGAAGGCGGGGCAGATGGTGCTGGGGGCCCCCGACGAGTTCAAGTCCCGGCCGCAGGGTGTCCCCGGGCTGGCCAAGACGTACGGGATCACGTTCCAGCAGGTCCGCACCCCGCTCACCGGGCAGGCCGCCGTCCAGGCCCTCAAGAACGGCCAGATCCAGGCGGCCAACATCTTCACCACCGACCCGGCGATCACCGCCAACAACTTCGTGGTGCTCGACGACGACAAGCGGCTGTTCGGCACCCAGAACGTCGTACCACTTGTCGCCCGCAAGGCTGTCTCCGACGCCGTGACCCAGTCGCTCAACGCGGTGTCGGCCAAGCTCACGACCGACCAGCTGCGCGGGCTCGTCGGGAAGGTCGACCTCGACAAGAAGGACGCCGCCGCGGTCGCCAAGGAGTGGCTCACCCAGCAGGGGCTCGGCTGA